The DNA region CTGGCTACTAGAAGAAGCTGCATTGCTGGAAGCCGAGCTCGAGGTTCAGGGACTGCAACTTGAATACGAAATTAGATCGGAGGCAGAAGAGTCTCGATGTGGTTTGGAAGTGTCTTCACATGCCGGAAGCATGAAAGTACCTAGTATAAAGGCCATGGAGACTGAACAGGAGTCGAGGATCGAACAATGGAGGCTGTGTCGCCCACCACCGCGAGAATGACCCAAGTGCTATGTGGACAATGGACCCAGTAGACCATACAAGAAGACCAGAATCCAATTCTACACACATGGAAGTCCTCTCACGGCCATTGGATCCCACCTCAAGTCCTTTCGCACCACGACATGCCACGTTTGAACCCTCTGTCACTGACCCTTTTGCCAGCAACTTGCAAGTGTTTAAGGTACTCAATTGCACTTTTAAGCAACAATGAGTTGGCGCGGACATCGCTATTACCACCTACTAAACTTAAGCGCTTTGGAGGCGACTTCACCAAATTTAATTGGTTCAAGATGTCCTTCAAATGGCACATTGAGATCCACCTGTATCATATCCTAGATGGGCCTACAAGAAACATGGTTGAACACTGCTCACACTTGCCACCGACAATAGGGTATGATGAAGCCTGGAAGCAGCTGAGTGAATTCTATGGCAGAGAAGTCGATGCTACCGATGCCTTTATTCGTATGCTTCTCGAAAGGAAGGAAATCCCAGCGAGTGATAGCGAAGGTTAAATGAACTACGCTTCTTACCTAAAGAAGGGTGCAATTTACACCAGGAATGACCTGCAAGAAACTAAGAGAAAGATAGTGGAAAAGCTTCCATACCCTCTCTGGGTAAGATGGGTTTCCAAGTACCTGGAACACAAACACAAGCTTCCAGCCTTGATAACCTTTGTGGAGAGACAGGCACTGGTTGCTAAAGATCTGAAGTACTACAAGTGCGACCGTCGTCCCTCCAATAGTAAACCTGAGAGCACGAGCATGCCGATTAAATCTAAATCCTTGCCCGTTCACCACAGCTCTCCTTCTGACAATGGGATATATTGCGTTTATTGCAAGAAAGATAAGCACAGAATTCAGTCGTGCCACCGATTCCAAAGCCTGAATTTGGATGACCGCTGGAATGCTGTGGTGGATGCCCAACTCTTCTTCAGATGCTTAAAGGTCACACATAATCACAAAGCCTGTGAAGAAGAATCCATATGTGGTAAGTGCGGCTTGGGGACGCATCACATGCTCTTGCACTATGTGAAGAAGACCCCTCCAAGGGACAGTGCGAACTCCAAGAGGGCAACTTTGTCCAAGACATCTGACAAGCCTAAAGTGGGGCCCGAGAGGACTAGCAGTGCACCGTCTGATAGAACTAACACAGAAACCACTCCAGAGTCTGGGACTCCTGTAACGACGGGGCACGCCATATCCCTTGACCGACGACCGGATGGTCGTACAATGTTGAAGCTCATCCCAGTCATGATGAACGGAACCTGCACTACAAGCAGCTTCATAGATGGAGGAGAGGCACCCACGTTAGCTGTAAGGAGCCTTATATATTGGCTAGGTTTAATGGGAAGGCCTTGCAACCAGACCATGGTGACAAAGGCCGGTACATTCGCCTGCAAGTTAGTGGTCTAACTCACCCTTGGTAACATCAACGGAGGTGAGGAGGAAGAGCGAGTAAAAGAAGTCTTTGTTATTGACAAGATTAACGTATCGACGGACTACCTAATGCCTTTGGACTTGCTAGAGAGATGGCCACATATGGCAAATATAGAGCTGCAAAGCATGCTAATGGATCACGAACAGGTCGAGCTCGTGATCAGGTTAGACACGACCCTTAACAGAGTCATTTTGGAGCAACGACACAGTACTGCCAAAGAGCCATCCGCCTACTGAACCAAGCTTGGTTGGGTGGCTTTTGGTCCTACTGGAGACCGGTCTGCATCGGATGTCTCACCCGTGCATCATGGTCATCGAAAATTCGACACTCAAGACTTGACAGAGCTACTGCAGAGTCACTTTAATCAAGATTTCTTCGAAAAGGAATCACTTTCCAGAGTGGAAGATTCCCTAGAGGATAAGAGATTCTTAGCCACCATGAATAAAACGACACAGCATCAAGGTGGGAAGTACGTGGCCAAGCTTCAAGGACTCTACTCCTCTGCCTGCTAATAAGAATATGGCGATTCGACGAGCCCGAAGCTTGAAGAGCAGACTAGACAACGACGAAGCTTAAGAGACACCATACATAGCTCAGATGGAGAAATATACTGATAAAGGCTATCCCGAATATTGCCATAGATTATGCTTATATAGATGACATAATACAAGTAATAATGCATTGTACAAATTGCAAGATTtttgaaaacaaaaacagaaagaaagattgaaaaaaaattatgattacgaaaataaatggaaaataaaataaaatagcaacAAATTTCAACTCTTATCAGTATCAAAAAATATACCAGCACCGATAACAGTAAACgacataaatattccatttaacaacCAAGTTAAAATTCTtggtctttttatataaaaaaaaaaactggcataaGCAGCCATATCAAACAAAAAGTCCAACTGGAAAAACACCGAAAAGGAacattaaaacgtttcaaactattgaataaaaacataataattaaTCTCTACAAAAGTCCgataagacctctattcgaatatccaatagcaccagcatgcacaatggcttAATCAAAGATTAAAACACTATAAAAATTTCAGAATGGAAACATAAAAAACATACatggccataataataataataataataataataataataataataataataataataataataataataataataataacataaattagaacaacgaaacactccataacatatGCAATCTCGAACCAGTAAACGTCAGATACTACAGAAGAGCCACACAACGGGTGAGGAAATAACACATGTTGtatttgggccataagcccctcagtttgaggcatagcctcctcaattttctcgtaacactcaaaaataaactacgggagaaaggaaacgaccttctcgttttctcgcttattcctctctactctctactacagattcaaacaaaagcttgggggagcacgcaggtcccatggttcctttttgtagaaaacttcacataaaaaaaatagataacattgcgatacagacaagacaaatccatttaaccagcaaattataaatttctcacttttattctctttaaagcttccccaaaggtaaaaaaaatacaaatatgtgacgaaaacgggagaggggaagtcccggctcccatccactcgggaaattaatacagttttcacaatataatcacaattcacatggattactctttataattgtaatgacccaatcataataacatatcaacctttcaaataaacatatttttcaataaatcaactgtttcgataatgtcaacaaacctgggtacgttctcattggacaaacactacacttaccagcgtaaacgaacgttgggtgcgttttcataggacaaacaaaccaacatttaacatcctccccaccataggagtgtctcaacactcctatcatcattagagccttccaaggctatcttattaccttaatctacaagtcaagtttaataggaaccttaataggtcttccctttcgggacttaccaacattagacactaagggtgattctacaggcttctgtctaagattctcaagtctctcctcctgggaattactacccatttcacccttcaaatctgttatttctagattatacaaattttgcacaggtctggatataaatccacgtttggttttaacctcaacacttctaacaaccccatcttttccaggatacaacttagtaataactccaagaggccaccttaaccttggcacccgttcatcctttactagtacaacagaaccctctttaaggttacaatttggcttgaaccccttcaccatacaaggcaggtttctaagatactcagtctgccatattctccaaaatttgtctaactgacccagacgcacagcttctcttacacacaaatcctttgaggatacaccacagtctggatcatctactaactctaactgaaaacctgcagaacggccaattaggaaatgggaaggggtaagaggatttgcgatatcgggttcctcacctacaaatgtcaagggtctagaattaatacaagcttccacctcatgaagtgtagtctctaattcactcttggacaaagaattagtgcccaatgttttcctcagtgcaactttcacagatctaatgaggcgttcccaccagcctccccaccaaggagcattaggtacaataaacttccattggggcgtcaacgagccataatgttctcttaacaggttggagacactcacaaaggttctagcattgtcagagtagaacactgttggaacaccccgtctagctacaaaccgtctaatggccaaattacaatcaacaaccgaaagagactcggtgagctctaaatgaacagctcgaatgacagcacaggtaaaaagaagtatatacaatttcttggatggaaaatcaatacaaaataaaggaccagcaaaatccagacctgtaaccgtgaatggaggagccgacttaactctcaactcgggaagtggccccacaggctgggaacaagccgaggcatcacaacgccgacaagccacacattctcgacaaaccttctttgcaatctgacgaaggcgaatgatccagtaactgtttcgtaaagtggatacaagtgtagcaacaccagcatgcttgagcaacctatgctggaaacgaactaacagtaaagcaatgtgggtaccaggaattattatagggtgcttactctcaaaactcaagtctgcattctctaagcgcccttttattctcagtagcccatcctcatctaggtaaggatcaagtttaatcaaggaagaaccccttgggagggggagagatctactcagagcatttacttcctttgcaaaggcctctcgttgcacaaagtacagcagttgtaccttagccttcgtcaattctccataggttaaaggtccacttaatttgcgggacgaaggtctgcaattcccaacaaatctcagtacccaacctactacattaagggcctttgtaaaggaactccatcgggtgaattcaaataagggcggctcattttcaactgcaacacaaactgtgtcagtatcacatatctcttctgaaggaatgtccgcccctctgccttcctgatgagggagcggggaggaacagagccaaggaggacccttcagccaaatatcagactgcaaaagctgctcagcaaaaacacctcgagatacaaaatccgctgggttgtccttgcctggacaatgctgccaacatgaaggaggtgtcaaatgttgaatctcaacaaccctgttagccacaaaggttttccatctattggggtccccctttatccaagctagggctactgtggaatccgtccaacattgaacagaaacctctttacccagctgcaaggcggacgtcacaaacacaacgagtctagcacataacagggctccgagtaattcaagcctaggaagggaaaccctttttataggggctaccttgcctcttgcaacaaccagcgataccttgaatttatccccctcaggcactctcacataaacacaagcaccataacccttttctgaagcatcactaaatgcatggaattgaacattaggaatttccttaaagggtgactcagaaaacaagtactgtaccgatctactctaaatgactcaagcacagaaaatcctacaacccataatttaactctgccttgcatagcctcgggtaatagctcatcccaatctaaacctaatctccagatttcttgaaacagtatttttgcatgcataacaaacggacatatgagccccaagggatcaaaacaccgagctatgaggcttaacacatttcttttggtacaaacaatatctccaaaggggtccaggttttcaaccttaaaggtaaaacagtcaggggaggatacccagtggaggcctagaaccttgacactctcttcactagaaccttcagttatagttaaagtcttacaattagaagtacactttgacaatgacataccagcctcctgcaggataccataggcttcttcaaatcttaaacttgcttctgcgggactatcagccccagatagccaatcatctacatacagattctcatacagttcagaaaccacctctgtgagagggtatttctttaaatgaaattttaaggtggcatttaataaaaatggactactcttattaccaaagggcattcttataaacctgaaatgtttaacattgttcccctctttcaacaaaaacctatgaacatcacggtcctcccttcttacctttatttgaagaaaagcctttgtaatatcagctgttaaggccaccctccaccttctaaatcttaacaacacctcaactaaatcagggttgagtgaaggaccactttctaaacaatcattcagagatactccattactgccacgtgcagatccatcaaaaacaggcctcaccttggtggttaggctcccttcccgtaccacaggccgatgaggcaaataaaatataggatacccaccttcccgttgatgggaaggaatttcttcaataataccctccttttcatactcattaaacaccttaaaatactgttcctgcagacaggggtttttacctaacctattatagagaccttccaatcttctcaaagcatgatgttcattattaatcaaatctaatttcatactctcagatttccatggtagggccacttcatagcgaccatctttaaaacttaccaaattctcaaattgaaccaagactgggtcagggttcatcgcctaagaatgtagttcgttgggttttatgccaacagactctagatcccaaaattgactcaaactacactcttgtacattctcaattgctaacaattgtacacttacaccaatattaccttcagacctattaaaggatccggacaaaatccaaccaaaaattgtctcctgggccacaagcccgtcatgatacataacctggttggggatcatcatcttccaatataaatcaaggcctatcaacatatcaatatgtaaatttcgatgggatccatactcatcgatcaacttaaggtgagaaaaaggttctaaacacttagggtccactttggacctagataatggaggacaaattacatcaatctcagcaaccttaaaactatatttgtgatcatttgcccctacactcattatttcataaatactacacaaatctgccttagaggctttccctccaccaaaggcagaaaatgataaatactcagaagtcagccacttaggcttaacccgtttgaccagttcccttgaaatgtaagaccgatctgaccccgtatcaaacattacagtagcaaatgtgataccctgatggcctactaccctgacttgggccgtctgcaatacacaacaccttgaattaaccttgtttttcacctcacaaggtgctacccccacatgggtcacagaatttgacccctcttgcactccctctactacagggttattttcactagctgttacggagggtttcgtttcagatctccgacatacaagggagttgtgattcccagtcttgcactttgaacacttagcccaacaggccttggcataatggcttttagataaacacttaaaacacaaacgccgattacgcacggcttcttctctttctgcaagggggagcttagttatacctaaacacctttcactgggatgcagctttccacagaatgcgcaagacgtcttcgaaccactttcttctgatgaagtttgaagggcagaggctgaactgggagtgtgctttttagtccgtcgttctacactgggttcctcggattttccaaggcttagtctcttgatagcctctgccctctctctgccttccacttctcgttgcaagaacttcagcaatccgtcgagatctcctcttttccgtccactacgcgaccagtccaaccttatgtcatgaggtaacagagcaaggatcataggcaccaagatccgcccgtactgttcacctccaactccaagggcctccaaactgcgcacatggcctactaactcatcctgtaatttccgcaaagaggacgtgtgaatttcagtccttgcgctcctagatgagctaagttgcattagggtttgaaggtgagctgatataatgttttctggatcgccatacctttcttctaacaactcacaggctatcttgtaattagctgttgtttgggtgaggccctgtagtacacccctagcctcaccctctaaaacagattgaagatacataaatttggaaacaagaggcataggctgatcgtccacaagtgccataaattggtcccaaaatggccgccactctgttattttcccgccaaatttcactagctggagtttaggcaattgcacactaaaaccctcattaccgacttcactgcctgaattaatatcttcactggacctattagcaaccaagtttctgtccttgcccagcctctctaaggtagctgctgcttcagtacggatttttcttacctcttgcagaaaatggtggtcttCTAGTATTCTTCTCTGCagctcgtcaacatcctctatagaattctggtctcgctgaattatttcttcccagtcggccttcttattatcgtagtcttttacgagacttgtaatttcatgccaggtcggattaccggccatggctctggtcaaatcttctgaggcacaacgcagccatattgttgccttctctctctgcagcactgctctcctaagttgatttatgtcgttggggaatccagtaaattcagcctcgctctcatctgattcccgggtctgggcaccatgttgtatttgggccataagcccctcagtttgaggcatagcctcctcaattttctcgtaacactcaaaaataaactacgggagaaaggaaacgaccttctcgttttctcgcttattcctctctactctctactacagattcaaacaaaagcttgggggagcacgcaggtcccatggttcctttttgtagaaaacttcacataaaaaaaaatagataacattgcgatacagacaagacaaatccatttaaccagcaaattataaatttctcacttttattctctttaaagcttccccaaaggtaaaaaaaatacaaatatgtgacgaaaacgggagaggggaagtcccggctcccattcactcgggaaattaatacagttttcacaatataaccccaattcacatggattactctttataattgtaatgacccaatcataataacatatcaacctttcaaataaacatatttttcaataaatcaactgtttcgataatgtcaacaaacctgggtgcgttctcattggacaaacactacacttaccagcgtaaacgaacgttgggtgcgttttcataggacaaacaaaccaacatttaacaacaCACACAAAACTAGCATTCCTAGGGGAAAAGGGATAGCTCCTTACATAGCTCAAGACGAACCCAAATCCTGAGTAtcaaaataaaccaataaaacaaaaagtaggcaaacaagtaaataaacaagtcCAAGATAAGGAATAATCAAGAAATCATAAGTACCTCTGAGGTTGGCAAGAGAACTGACTTCCTGGAAGTCCACATGGCATGATATTGacaccaaaaaagaaagaaaaaaactatagagctattgggtctgccccaatcttttcacctcccactgtacttcccTGTAACACTTTTCTCTCCAATcctaattcccccctcccctcccctcccctcctatcctatccccctatattaaaaattacaataaagttACGCAATGATGTAGTATTTCGTTTTCTCTAAAATACTTATGTTTAATAAAGAAAACGAAACCTTTCCGTGTCTTTCACGGCAAGACTAAAGAATTAACCGAAAATTCATCTATACATGTGATAAGTGTGTATACTGTGTCCAGAGGCGGATTTAGGTTGTGCGGGGCCCTAGGCCCGGTGACCTTACCGGGCCCTCAAATCAGTGTACGAGCGAAGCGTTaaaataaattagctttttaaacaatattaaatttattgaaatttaaccaaattaccatttcacagttgaacattacccatatgattttttgaaactcaacaataaaaaataactataataatataccattaactaaagagataagcgttgaaataaattttctttttaaacaatattcaatttattgataattattcaagttaccatttcacagttgaacattacacatttgcttttttgaagcataacaaaaaattactataataatacaccattaactaaggagatccccaactataatgatgcaccattgaaaaataataactacaataatacaccaaaaaacaaaagagaataccgtttgactgaagtgagaggcaaaatggcaaaatgagtgggttttgtttattgcatgcaatttgcacggtacaatcaactatttctcattaaaaaaaattatttttttcgagCCTTCTTACTTGCTAACTGTTTGATGACATCAGTAAAATCAAGCACCCTTAATTTTTCATGCTCAATGCTCAACAGGGTGAGTGAAGATAACCGGTTCTGGCCCATGGTGTTTTTTAGATAATTCTTTAGTAGTTTCAGCTTGGAGAATGATCGCTCCCCAGTGCAGTTTGTGACAAACATGCAGAGATAGAGTCGTAATACAATTTCAACATTAGCAAATGTTTCAACCATGTCATGTCTGTGAATTATCTTATACATTTCTAGTTCCGGACTTTGTCTTTGTGCAGCTTTTACACCACCTAATGAAGGAGCACTTTCAGATGAACCTCTTGGAATGGATTTCATGAGGTGTGCAGACTGCAAAAGCTCCGACTCCAATCCCGCCTCCAAGTCATTAGGATATGAAGACACAAGCTTTTCAGCAGCTGCTTTAAGTTCAgtgtttgttttgtttgagattTCTGATAAAAACCCAAATTTCTCTCGAAGGTCGCTGTAAGCTGCTAGGCGTTGTGTTAGGGCAGCATAGAGCTTGTCAATGATTGGCAAGAAAGCAGTCACTCTAAACATGTCTTTCCCTGTCAGCGTAACATCCTCCACCGAGTCCAGTTCATCGTGGTGACGCTTGCGCTTTCTAATACGCTGCGACTGCCTGTCGGTGTAGTATGCAACTTTACCAGTCACGTCACTGGGATCACACTTAGCCATAGCTTTTGCTTCAAAATTATCGAACTGGTATCTCAGGTCTTTAACAAACTGTAAAAGAGACTCCAGCAGTGTGACAGCTGTGTTGAGGGAGATTCCAGGTTTTTGCAGTTGAATACTGGCACTCTGAAACCTTTCCAATACTGTATCCCAAACTTCAAGAAGAATTACTGTTTCAAGTTTTTTCAAACCTTTGAGAAGACCACTTGCTTCAGCTCTTGTTTCAGCTGGCTGATTCTGATCCGAGGAAAGCTCTTCCAGAACAATGATGTTTTCTTTGTGTGCTTTACTGAGAGCAGCTACAGCATCTGCTCGTGCTAACCAACAAGTGTCTGAAAGTTTTTTATCAACTTTCAACTTCTTATCTTTATTAGTCTCTATTACCTCACGGTGTCTCCTCCAACGATAAGTAGATGCAACAAGGAAGGAGTACAAGTTTTGTATCAGACCAAACAATGACA from Palaemon carinicauda isolate YSFRI2023 chromosome 35, ASM3689809v2, whole genome shotgun sequence includes:
- the LOC137627165 gene encoding zinc finger MYM-type protein 1-like; the protein is MAHSLNLVGKCAAESCPAAVSLFGLIQNLYSFLVASTYRWRRHREVIETNKDKKLKVDKKLSDTCWLARADAVAALSKAHKENIIVLEELSSDQNQPAETRAEASGLLKGLKKLETVILLEVWDTVLERFQSASIQLQKPGISLNTAVTLLESLLQFVKDLRYQFDNFEAKAMAKCDPSDVTGKVAYYTDRQSQRIRKRKRHHDELDSVEDVTLTGKDMFRVTAFLPIIDKLYAALTQRLAAYSDLREKFGFLSEISNKTNTELKAAAEKLVSSYPNDLEAGLESELLQSAHLMKSIPRGSSESAPSLGGVKAAQRQSPELEMYKIIHRHDMVETFANVEIVLRLYLCMFVTNCTGERSFSKLKLLKNYLKNTMGQNRLSSLTLLSIEHEKLRVLDFTDVIKQLASKKARKK